The sequence below is a genomic window from Deltaproteobacteria bacterium.
AAGTCGAAGTGGAAGGGGACCAGGTGAAAATGATCAACATCTTCGGCGAACAAAGGATCCTGTCCGCCAGGATAACCAAGTATCTCAGCAGGGAGGGCAAAATTCTTCTTTTGCCGGCCTGAGACTTCCGCGCCCAGGATTGCTCATATAAGCTACAAGTATTTCCAAAAATTGAGGTTTCATCTCAGCTTGAAAGAGACGGAGAGAGTTGTGGAGTGCCATGAGGATCGGGTTGATTTCCGATACCCACGATAACGTGCCGGCCATTGAAAAGGCGGTGGGTTTTTTTAGTGCTGAGGCAGTCGATCTAGTGCTGCACGCTGGCGATTATGTATCGCCTTTTTCGTTTAAGCCGTTTCTGGACCTTCCATGCGAAATAATTGGAGTATGGGGGAACAATGACGGGGATAAAATCGCTCTTGATCGAGTGAGCCAAGGCCGAATCAAGACCTCTCCAAGTGTGGAAACTTATGCCGGAAAAAAGATATTGCTGGGGCACCATTTCGAGACCCTGGACGCCCTGGTTTCCAGTCAGGACTATTACCTCATAGTTTACGGACATACACACCGCCCGGAGATTCGAAGAGAGGGGAAAACCCTGGTGGTCAACCCCGGCGAATGCGGCGGATGGCTTTACGGAAAATCTACGGTGGCCGTTGTGGACCTGGAAGACCAGAGGGCTGATATCATCGAATTGTAGAGAGCCCCCGCATTTTTCCGCTTATTCAATGATTATTATTGACCCCTTCAAGCGGGTCCCTGGTTTGAACCTGCCCTGAGAGATTGGACAAAGTTAGGCGTTTTGCAAAGGTTTCAAGCCTTATCCCTAAGGGAGATCTATAATGAAAGAGCTCATTCAGCGCGCAGCAAAGGCTGTCACTGACTCAAAAATGACCCTGGCCTTGACGGGGGCCGGGATATCGGTTGAATCGGGAATCCCTGACTTTCGAAGTGCCGGCGGACTCTGGTCAAAATATGACCCTGCTGAATACGCCACCATCACGTCCTTCATGGCAAACCCGGAGAAGGTTTGGAACATGTTAAGCGAGATGGATGAACTGGTAGCAGGGGCCAAACCCAACAGGGCACACATCAGCATGGGGGAATTGGAAAAGCTGGGGTATCTCCATTGCATCATTACCCAGAATATCGATAACCTCCATCAGGCTGGGGGGGCGAGGAACGTCATTGAATATCACGGAAATTCAAGTACCTTGTCTTGTTTGTGGTGTCATAGAAAATAC
It includes:
- a CDS encoding CooT family nickel-binding protein, with translation MCEAHAYLLKNGVEELVLENVDEVEVEGDQVKMINIFGEQRILSARITKYLSREGKILLLPA
- a CDS encoding metallophosphoesterase; its protein translation is MWSAMRIGLISDTHDNVPAIEKAVGFFSAEAVDLVLHAGDYVSPFSFKPFLDLPCEIIGVWGNNDGDKIALDRVSQGRIKTSPSVETYAGKKILLGHHFETLDALVSSQDYYLIVYGHTHRPEIRREGKTLVVNPGECGGWLYGKSTVAVVDLEDQRADIIEL
- a CDS encoding NAD-dependent deacylase — translated: MKELIQRAAKAVTDSKMTLALTGAGISVESGIPDFRSAGGLWSKYDPAEYATITSFMANPEKVWNMLSEMDELVAGAKPNRAHISMGELEKLGYLHCIITQNIDNLHQAGGARNVIEYHGNSSTLSCLWCHRKYRAEEKRGETPPRCECGKVLKPDVVFFGEAIPPDALNRSFQLASSAEALLIVGTSALVSPANTIPSIAKQAGATIIEINKERTHLTDSITDIFLQGEAGKVVSDLLEEVKRILQREGRSLGS